CGCTGCTGCAGGCGCAGGGCCACACGCTGCAGCAGATTGCCGGGGAGCTGAACGAGTCCGGCTACCGCACCCGACGTGGAAAGGAGTTCTTTTCCATGTCCGTCCAGCGGCTGCTGAAACGAGTAGAGGCCTGAGGAAATCCAGGTGGATTTCCTCGCTGCTATTTTGGAAATCCACCTGGATTTCTGGAGGGTTTTCACCGGATTTCCGATGGAAATCCTCCAGAAATCCGGAAATCCCCTGTGCTATACAACCCGAATCCCATGTCGGCAACCTACTGAACGATGATTATTTCCAGCTGGATTCGGTAGGTTTGCCTCGCTTATCCGGTTTACAGGTGTGTGGCCGGATGAATAGAGCGGCACCTCTTGCAACACAACGTCCCACCCGGCAACGAGTGGGACGTTTTTGTACCTACCTTCTTCAAGATAACTGATAGGTTGTCCTGTTGCCAGTTTGCAAGTCAATTTTGAGGAGGCTTCCCTCCGGGTTTACTCCTACGGTAAGCGGGCAGCGTTCTTGCTTCCGATGGGAGATGAGAGACCCATCTATTATTTAAGGCAGATTACCGCATACCCCGCACTAGCAGCCGATTAATAGGTAACGCTGCTGGGCAAAGAAAGCCTACTTGGCCTCCAAGCGGGTTTTTGCATTCTACTCAGAAATAGGGCTGTCTGTCTCCAGTGTGGTCAACATAGGGTGGGGACACACTAATAAAGTCGCAATGTGTCTTTTTAACCCGACTACCGCTGCTGATAGTGACTTTGTAACGTCGTTAAGGTTCTCAGAACCCCGTTCAGATAAAATAATGGTCAAAGACTATTGACTTATTCCGCAACTTTCTGACCTTTGCAACACGTTTAAAGCTCTACATGCTTTAATCCGGTAGCAAGTGGCAATCGGAAACAAATAAGCGGGAACGCCCCGAAGGACGCCCCCGCTTACTCTCTTACCAGTGGTCGTTTATCCAAACGGTGGCCACTGCACGCATAATGCCTGATACAGCTGCTTTCGCAAGCTCTAGCAGGACGCAGGGCCGGGCTGTGCCGGTCCCTGCGATTTTACGCCGCTTCTTCATAGGGTAGAAGATTAGGTGTTTCCCCACCTACTTCTTCAAAACGCCGTCCTGCTCGCAACAGGCCGGCGTTTCTTTTTACGGTACCCAGTAAGGTGGCAAGGTGGGGAGTGAACTCCACCGTATGCGTAATGCCTCAAAGGTAAGAAAGGATTCCAGAGCTGTATTGTGATAAAGCGGTTCGAAGTAGGAAAAACCCACCTAAAAGGCGACTTTACTCCCGGCCGGAAGTTTGCCGGCTTTTTACACGTCGCAAGCCCTTTACGCAACTCCCGGCACTTTCGCACCCTCCGTGTAGCGGCGCACGCTACTCCCCGTAACTGGGTCTATCTGCATAGTAGACCCGTCGGGCATGGCTACTACGTCGGGGCGTGCGGCTGTAACGCCAACATGCTTCTTGATAGCTGCCAGCTCCTGCTGCATGGCTTGAAATTGCGCCTGCATGGGCGCGAATTGTACAGTAAGTCGTTGCTCGATAGCTGCTTGCCGCTCCTGTTGCAGCTTCTTCGGCAATTCCAGATCCGGAAGGAGTGCCTTCATTTGTGGAGCCTGCCAGTCAATATCCTGAGGCCGCCCCAGATGCAGGGGCTCCAGCAGGGCGTAGCGGTACTGGCTGGTGAGTTCGTTGTTCATGACGAACTCCTTTTTGTGGTAGGTATAGCCCCGATCACCCAGTTTGTTTGACTCTGTGTGTTTGTCGCCGTCGCCGGTGTACCCGCCTTTGAAGAAGCCCCCACCACCGTCGTTACCAGATTTACCGGCCGCCTGGAATGCTTTTACTTTCGCTGCCGTGAAGGCCCCTACGATGGTGGTAGCCGCCGCAATACCCAACAGGAAGCCAAAGGGCCCTAGAGGAGTGAGCGCCGCCAGCGCTTGAGCTGCTGCTGTAGCGACGCTGCTGCCTTGTGTGAGGGTATCAATCACCACCTGCGCCTGAGCCGCTTTGCGCTGCTCTTTGACCGCTTCAGCTCTCACTTTCTTCTGCTCCTGTATCTGCTCACGAAGGGTGGCGATATTACTGGCACTGCCTTCCTTGCGCAGGGCTACTTCAGCCTGTAATTGGGAGCTGAGTTCGGAAATGGCCGTAGTGGCACTATTGGCGCGGTTCTCGGCTTGCTGCTGTTGCGTTTGGTAGATCTGCGTCAGCCCCGAAGTAACTGCGTCAGCTACATTGGCTATAGCAACCTTGACCTCTTCCCGATCAGCGGGAGCAACGCCCAACAATTCCAGTAGATCCAGCTTCTTCATCTTCTTGGTTTCAACCTCCCCGATGGCATTGAGCTGGTCGTACAGCCCCTGTTGCATCGCCGCCAAGCTGGACTTTATGCCAATAGCCTGTTCGCTATAATCATTTTCATACTGGAGCATGCGCTCTTGATTGCCGTCGATCTGCGCCTGCAGGATAGCCTTCTGGCGCTTCTTCTCGCCATCTACTTCCAACGTATACAGCTTGTCCATCAAGCGTTGCACGAAGCTCAGCCGCTCAGCCGCGTTGGCCTGGGCCGCACTGGTATCGTCGGCTGTCACGTTCACTGCTTGCTCGACCATAGGTACCCCGGCATTGACCCCATCTACTTTGAGCTGCTGCCGCATATCGATATCCTTCAGCGCCTGCGCCCGAAGCAGCAACCGTTCCTGCTCGGCCTGCGCTTCCCGCAAAGAGTCCAGGAGCTGATCACTGCTTGCTTTTGCGCTGGCCAGCGCGTCAATTTGCACCTGGTTGCCATTCAGCAAGGCTTTGTCCAGGGCAGCCTGCAGGCCGGTACCCGACTGCTCGACCTCCCGAATCTGCTCCGCAAACTTGGCGCGCAACTGGGCCAGTTCCTTTGCATCCGAATCCTTCTGCAGTTCCAGGATGCGCCGGCTGTTCTCCCGGTTGATACGTTCGATTTCCTCTTGGAAGCGCTGCACAGCCAGCATGCGCAGTCCGTCCAATCGCTCCTGATCCTTCGAATCGATCAGTCCGTCAGCCTGACTGCCGGTGCCGCCTACTTTGCGGTAAGCTGCCTCCCGCTCTTTGAGGTTCTTTTCGATCTGCGCAACGGCGTTGTAGTCCTGCCGTAATTGCTCCTGCGCGCGGGCCTGGCCGGCATCCTTGAGGCTCTGTAGTTCCGCCCGTTCAAATTCACCCCGCAGGCGTTTCTGCTCTTCCAACAGGGCTTTTAACGCAGCGGTGCGTTTGCTGAGCAGATCCTTCAATCCCTTCTCTGATTTGCCCAGCAGCGCGTCCAACTGCTTCTGCAGCTCCTCCAGCTGCTGGTTGTACTCCTGGATCTTTGACACTCCACCACCGTTGGGGTTATCCTTGGTAATGGCCCCCGGTGTGACGGCGTCCCGTTTGGCGGTCAGGTCCTTGATCTTGGTTTGCAGCTCCAGAATGATCGACAGGTTTCTGACTGTACCTGCGTCGCCTTTATTCACTTTCCCGCCCGTTGCATAACTATCCAACAGGGCGCGTGTATCGGCGATTT
This region of Hymenobacter swuensis DY53 genomic DNA includes:
- a CDS encoding tape measure protein, with translation MSDVGVVYKLDMTEAFAALDKLAARDEAFRESVVRGEQERRKSMVDAARASIEAQQTEATALLAANQKRQQAVQLVKALTAAQNELIAAQLNARNSSEREAANKALNDNIRQVKAARAEVKQLDELVAQATEQARQETEKLTAAKRQAADATKAEAAAGKQAAAAAKEQEKAAAAAAKEADKQARAASVLGRLEAQLLDLTERRAKALSGSEAKGYNKQITDVTNQIKGLKSAGGTNVTGGFFSSLLGQVTGVAGGLFTLDKLFQGFKDGLRNAADIAGVKGTFNALAGGAAAGASEVRFLRKETDELGLDFISTANSYKLLYAAGKEANLATSDTRSIFEGIVAEGKVLGISNDKVASSLRAVSQMLGKGTVNAEEFRGQLGDVLPDAAAIAARALGVTTEQFDVMLRKGQIVSRDFLPKFAAEMKKTYGGASKDAAIELQANLNRIENVYVSVSSTVVGASAPLIRAFANLLEGNKGQAEIAEQASAAYERQSAAIQSLNSTIPQLVKRGEELSERTNLNKEEQAELAKIIATVADAIPGAVTKFDEYGKALGINTDAVAAFLQNNQKITNRAREVALRENRKFLDSLLNQQQGVVDQLNDVVMVEGVARLQKAETLAVEGVSVEYKTPFGTQEESDAKTKELNQLNLELLTKIADTRALLDSYATGGKVNKGDAGTVRNLSIILELQTKIKDLTAKRDAVTPGAITKDNPNGGGVSKIQEYNQQLEELQKQLDALLGKSEKGLKDLLSKRTAALKALLEEQKRLRGEFERAELQSLKDAGQARAQEQLRQDYNAVAQIEKNLKEREAAYRKVGGTGSQADGLIDSKDQERLDGLRMLAVQRFQEEIERINRENSRRILELQKDSDAKELAQLRAKFAEQIREVEQSGTGLQAALDKALLNGNQVQIDALASAKASSDQLLDSLREAQAEQERLLLRAQALKDIDMRQQLKVDGVNAGVPMVEQAVNVTADDTSAAQANAAERLSFVQRLMDKLYTLEVDGEKKRQKAILQAQIDGNQERMLQYENDYSEQAIGIKSSLAAMQQGLYDQLNAIGEVETKKMKKLDLLELLGVAPADREEVKVAIANVADAVTSGLTQIYQTQQQQAENRANSATTAISELSSQLQAEVALRKEGSASNIATLREQIQEQKKVRAEAVKEQRKAAQAQVVIDTLTQGSSVATAAAQALAALTPLGPFGFLLGIAAATTIVGAFTAAKVKAFQAAGKSGNDGGGGFFKGGYTGDGDKHTESNKLGDRGYTYHKKEFVMNNELTSQYRYALLEPLHLGRPQDIDWQAPQMKALLPDLELPKKLQQERQAAIEQRLTVQFAPMQAQFQAMQQELAAIKKHVGVTAARPDVVAMPDGSTMQIDPVTGSSVRRYTEGAKVPGVA